From the genome of Rhodobacteraceae bacterium Araon29, one region includes:
- the ribD gene encoding bifunctional diaminohydroxyphosphoribosylaminopyrimidine deaminase/5-amino-6-(5-phosphoribosylamino)uracil reductase RibD: protein MALALALGRRAQGRTWPNPAVGCVLVRDGQIVGRGWTADGGRPHAEPQALQQAGGKARGATAYVTLEPCAHHGKTPPCAQALIDAGVAEVVAAIGDRDPRVNGAGFAMLRAAGISVTTGVRAQEASQDHAGFFLRITDHRPFVTLKLANSFDGRIATASGESQWITQSPARRAVHALRARHDSVMIGGGTARHDDPTLTVRDLGIAHQPIRLVLSKSLNLPNNSALQRTLDRAPLWLCHSEDVSEERKAHWQNAGAEMIECQEKDSAIVLKDMLEKLASRGLTRIFCEGGGMLAASLIKADMVDEIVGFQAGVIIGSEGQPAIGPLGLKHLKEAHRYGLVSTTTVGPDVMNLWRRKGKHS, encoded by the coding sequence ATGGCACTGGCGCTGGCCTTGGGCCGCCGCGCTCAGGGGCGCACATGGCCCAACCCCGCAGTGGGCTGTGTGCTGGTGCGCGATGGTCAAATTGTAGGGCGTGGATGGACTGCAGATGGGGGCCGGCCGCACGCCGAACCCCAAGCCTTGCAGCAAGCGGGCGGCAAAGCGCGCGGCGCCACTGCCTATGTCACGCTTGAACCCTGCGCCCATCACGGCAAGACCCCGCCCTGTGCGCAGGCACTGATTGATGCGGGCGTCGCCGAAGTCGTCGCCGCCATTGGCGACCGTGACCCAAGGGTTAACGGCGCCGGTTTCGCCATGCTGCGCGCGGCCGGAATTTCAGTGACTACAGGGGTGCGGGCGCAGGAAGCGAGCCAAGACCACGCAGGCTTCTTTTTAAGGATCACCGACCACAGACCGTTCGTAACGCTTAAGCTGGCAAATAGTTTCGACGGCCGCATCGCCACCGCCAGCGGCGAAAGCCAATGGATCACACAATCCCCCGCCCGCCGTGCAGTACACGCGCTCAGAGCTCGCCACGATTCGGTCATGATTGGGGGTGGCACAGCCCGCCATGATGATCCAACGTTGACAGTGAGGGATCTCGGTATTGCGCATCAACCTATTCGGCTAGTTCTGTCCAAGAGCTTGAATCTGCCCAATAATAGTGCTTTGCAGCGAACCCTCGATAGGGCGCCGTTGTGGCTTTGCCATTCTGAGGATGTGAGTGAAGAGCGCAAAGCGCATTGGCAAAACGCTGGTGCAGAAATGATTGAGTGCCAGGAAAAAGATAGTGCTATTGTACTCAAGGATATGCTGGAGAAACTGGCAAGCCGAGGGCTAACCCGAATTTTTTGTGAGGGCGGAGGTATGCTTGCTGCCTCACTTATAAAAGCAGATATGGTGGACGAGATTGTAGGCTTTCAAGCCGGAGTGATCATAGGCTCTGAGGGTCAACCCGCTATTGGGCCGCTTGGGCTCAAGCATTTGAAAGAGGCTCACCGCTATGGATTGGTTAGTACGACTACAGTTGGTCCGGATGTGATGAACCTGTGGCGCCGCAAGGGCAAGCATTCATAG